The Anastrepha ludens isolate Willacy chromosome 2, idAnaLude1.1, whole genome shotgun sequence genome contains a region encoding:
- the LOC128871529 gene encoding ubiquitin carboxyl-terminal hydrolase 15 isoform X2, whose amino-acid sequence MIVVAGVKLNIPATHILIYTSFFPLKRGRGLTGLKNLGNTCYMNSIIQCLSNTPQLTEYCITDKYKNYISRSNKTKGHIVEEVAALIKVLWNGNYKCVASKDLRYVMGQYQQIFRGIEQQDSHEFLTILMDWLHSDLQTLHVPEKTRDNITPSEKAWLEFTKAKESLILHLFYGQIKSTVKCVDCNKESATYECFSNLSLELPSNANVCFLTQCMDMYFSGELIHGWNCPNCKKKRDAVKKLDISKLPPVLVIHLKRFYADTDAVGNSYKKKQNYVRFPLENLDMTPYIAKSESRSATPKTYQLYGVSNHYGSMESGHYTAFCKSGNYGRWFKFDDQVVTPLDTSNVVSSAAYILFYTWLPPIQITDNNNTN is encoded by the exons ATGATTGTGGTTGCAGGCGTGAAATTGAATATACCGGCGACGCATATTTTAATTTACACATCATTTTTTCCACTAAAACGG GGTCGCGGCTTGACCGGCTTAAAGAACTTGGGCAACACCTGCTACATGAACAGTATAATTCAGTGCCTCAGCAATACCCCACAACTCACCGAATACTGTATAACCGACAAATATAAGAACTACATTAGTCGCAGTAATAAGACGAAAGGTCACATTGTCGAGGAAGTAGCGGCCCTCATTAAAGTTTTATGGAATGGCAACTACAAGTGTGTGGCCAGCAAGGACTTGCGT TACGTTATGGGACAATATCAGCAAATTTTCCGCGGTATCGAACAGCAGGATTCGCACGAATTTCTGACCATACTCATGGATTGGCTGCATtctgatttgcaaacgttgcatGTACCCGAAAAGACACGTGATAATATAACACCTTCCGAGAAGGCGTGGCTGGAATTCACCAAAGCAAAAGAGAGTCTCATATTGCATTTATTCTATGGCCAAATAAAAAGCACCGTTAAATGTGTCGACTGCAACAAAGAGTCCGCCACTTATgagtgtttttcgaatttaagtCTGGAACTGCCTTCAAATGCAAACGTTTGTTTTCTCACCCAATGTATGGACATGTATTTTAGTGGTGAACTTATACATGGCTGGAATTGTCCGAATTGCAAGAAGAAACGTGATGCTGTGAAAAAACTGGATATTTCAAAACTGCCACCTGTCTTGGTAATACATCTCAAAAG ATTTTACGCCGATACCGACGCCGTTGGCAATTCGTacaaaaagaagcaaaactaTGTTCGCTTTCCGCTCGAGAATCTCGATATGACGCCTTATATTGCCAAATCCGAATCGCGTTCAGCGACACCGAAAACGTATCAACTTTATGGTGTCTCCAACCATTATGGCTCCATGGAGAGCGGTCACTACACAGCCTTTTGCAAAAGCGGCAATTATGGCag ATGGTTCAAGTTCGATGACCAGGTCGTTACACCGCTTGACACTTCCAATGTGGTATCCAGTGCTGCCTACATACTCTTCTACACTTGGTTGCCGC